In Bacteroidia bacterium, a genomic segment contains:
- the atpD gene encoding F0F1 ATP synthase subunit beta, with product MADSTVNIGKVSQVIGPVIDVDFSGEGSSLPKILNALEIDRGSQGKLVLEVQQHLGESRVRAIAMDSTDGVERGMPVVDKGQTISVPVGDEIRGRLFNVTGDAIDGLRTPQREDSYSIHASAPRFEDLSVEPEVLYTGIKVIDLLAPYLKGGKIGLFGGAGVGKTVLIQELINNIALAHDGLSVFAGVGERTREGNDILREMIEAKVVRYGDEFEKSLHAGGWALDKVDYAGLLDSKLTMVFGQMNEPPGARARVALTGLTIAEYFRDGKKTDAKGRDVLFFIDNIFRFTQAGSEVSALLGRMPSAVGYQPTLASEMGAMQERITSTKRGSITSIQAIYVPADDYTDPAPATTFAHLDATTELSRALSALGIYPAVDPLTSTSRILQPDIVGDEHYNCAQRVIQILQKYKELQDIIAILGMDELSDEDKLAVERARKIQKFLSQPFFVAAQFTGLEGQFVKIEDTIRGFSMILDGDLDHLPEQAFYLKGNIDMVIEAGEKMLA from the coding sequence ATGGCAGATTCCACAGTCAATATCGGAAAAGTATCCCAGGTTATCGGTCCAGTCATTGACGTTGATTTCAGCGGAGAGGGGTCCTCGCTCCCCAAAATTCTGAATGCACTGGAAATCGATCGCGGTTCCCAGGGTAAACTTGTACTTGAAGTACAGCAACACCTTGGCGAAAGCCGTGTAAGAGCTATCGCTATGGACTCTACCGATGGGGTAGAGCGCGGCATGCCTGTAGTCGATAAAGGTCAGACGATTTCTGTTCCCGTAGGAGACGAGATCAGGGGCCGTTTGTTTAATGTCACCGGCGATGCTATCGATGGCCTCCGCACGCCGCAAAGAGAAGACTCTTATTCCATCCACGCTTCTGCGCCACGGTTTGAAGATCTTTCTGTAGAACCGGAAGTACTTTATACAGGTATTAAAGTAATCGACCTGTTGGCCCCTTACCTTAAAGGTGGTAAAATTGGCCTTTTCGGTGGTGCAGGTGTTGGTAAAACGGTATTGATTCAGGAACTTATCAATAACATCGCCCTTGCACATGACGGTCTTTCCGTATTTGCAGGTGTGGGAGAGCGTACACGTGAAGGAAATGATATTCTCCGTGAGATGATTGAGGCAAAAGTAGTTCGCTACGGAGATGAATTTGAAAAAAGCCTCCATGCTGGTGGTTGGGCACTGGATAAGGTTGATTATGCCGGACTCCTTGATTCCAAACTTACCATGGTGTTTGGGCAGATGAATGAGCCTCCCGGTGCCCGTGCCCGAGTTGCGCTTACAGGTCTTACCATTGCGGAGTATTTCCGTGACGGCAAAAAAACAGATGCTAAAGGACGCGATGTATTGTTCTTTATTGACAATATCTTCCGCTTTACCCAGGCAGGTTCTGAAGTATCTGCGCTTCTGGGACGTATGCCTTCAGCCGTAGGTTATCAGCCTACACTGGCTTCTGAAATGGGTGCTATGCAAGAGCGTATTACCTCTACCAAAAGGGGTTCTATTACTTCTATTCAGGCAATCTATGTACCTGCGGATGACTATACAGACCCTGCGCCTGCTACCACCTTTGCCCACCTCGATGCTACCACTGAGCTGAGCCGTGCGCTTTCTGCTTTGGGTATCTATCCTGCGGTGGATCCTCTGACATCTACTTCCCGTATTCTGCAGCCTGATATTGTGGGGGATGAGCACTACAACTGTGCGCAGCGTGTGATTCAGATTCTTCAGAAATACAAAGAACTTCAGGATATTATCGCGATTCTGGGTATGGACGAATTGTCTGATGAGGACAAACTCGCAGTAGAAAGAGCGCGTAAAATTCAGAAATTCCTTTCCCAGCCGTTTTTTGTCGCTGCTCAGTTTACCGGCCTCGAAGGTCAGTTTGTGAAAATCGAAGACACCATCCGTGGATTTAGTATGATCCTTGACGGTGATCTCGACCACCTGCCCGAACAGGCATTTTACCTCAAAGGTAATATCGATATGGTAATCGAAGCTGGTGAAAAAATGCTGGCATAG
- a CDS encoding glycosyl hydrolase has translation MFRAFLKFLAIAFAVIVLAGMIWIAFRIHAVRVRAYGTSASGDSLSASVIQYLGDSLLTDSTAAVVRMADFNNVFHPDSFSHPPVGYRPWTRWWWPGNNVDRLELIREVQMFYDQEFGGMEIQPFTAGMLPETITNGKTFTYDTDIFYENLNIVLTMAQKRGLQIDLNAGSGWPSGGNQISLEDNLKTLAFGESHILGGKKIEISLPKPRMPGAYYLLGGLEEYMGGEWNNIVDFFPEKARLLTLIGSRTKKESRTFVAMDFTDFVQLNPDSLFLLDEFITDHNRLVWDAPKGYWKIIAVYGMPVGERPILHAKATPGFVVDHFDSAKVIANYQYLFGTRTRLGRHFGHGLRGIFNDSFEFKADRHFTDDFLAEFQKRRGYDLVPYLPVVLQPGRDNFLFDVAAVKTYPEYVITPEDSRIRYDYSRTVSELFFERFLLPSDHWAKKNHLRNRVQAYGMETDLIRAAGVADIPETEQLYAGGTSMFLKIATSGALLYNRPMISAEALVHQDMGFVMSPQRMKIGIDKLFASGINQVVFHGSPYREKDKNYGETGWQPFISSIYPISFSSVISEISPYWRHQQAMNRYISRCQYVLRQGKPETDILIYYPFLGFPASFSGANDHQEQYFLGKVAGLDPQGAPPVSTPWTTQSPEALWLSKVWPVIREIENRGLTWHWINDGSIQDIHLEEQGMEIRGNKFQALLLLEAPSIEAPSARHITLLANQGARIIICGDPPQKQPGFYNYEENDLMISRYLREIITPATIRTPEDMINYLTGFPLRQDIAYAGSYSFLQHTRRKMADGSAFVFYSNTLNKDRFFEIMVNEKYDHVYWLDPVLGKIHEAKPFHDQRYQGYLKAYGSAILYCKKGPPLQDSLIKPVGLADRSLITDRNVNTRSLSRWDLIVAGADVPDGEIIFEDTTLFEWREVEKLRYVSSEGLYTTYFELGDTLPGLKYLLDLGTVYGTADVKVNTEPVGSLIFAPYRIDITPWLIPGPNTIEVWITPPLRNRYVGMARDGKSQYKEFTGSKTMTLPAGLIGPVNVWELNE, from the coding sequence ATGTTCAGAGCATTTCTGAAATTTTTGGCAATAGCCTTCGCAGTAATTGTATTAGCGGGTATGATCTGGATCGCTTTCCGGATTCATGCTGTGCGCGTGCGTGCTTATGGAACGTCAGCAAGCGGAGACAGTTTATCAGCTTCTGTAATTCAATATCTGGGTGATAGTTTGCTTACAGACAGTACCGCTGCGGTGGTTCGTATGGCAGATTTTAACAATGTTTTTCATCCAGACTCTTTTTCCCATCCGCCGGTCGGCTATCGTCCATGGACCCGCTGGTGGTGGCCTGGCAATAATGTCGATCGGCTAGAGCTCATCCGGGAAGTGCAGATGTTTTACGATCAGGAATTTGGTGGAATGGAAATCCAGCCATTTACGGCGGGTATGTTGCCAGAGACGATTACCAATGGCAAAACTTTTACCTACGATACCGATATTTTTTATGAAAATCTGAACATCGTACTCACAATGGCCCAAAAACGCGGGTTACAGATCGATCTGAATGCCGGTTCGGGCTGGCCTTCGGGCGGTAATCAGATTTCGCTGGAAGACAATCTGAAAACTTTGGCGTTTGGAGAGTCCCATATTCTGGGCGGGAAAAAAATAGAAATATCCTTGCCGAAGCCCCGGATGCCGGGCGCGTATTATTTGCTTGGAGGACTGGAGGAGTATATGGGGGGCGAATGGAATAATATAGTCGATTTTTTCCCGGAGAAAGCGCGCCTGCTTACCCTGATTGGGTCAAGAACAAAAAAGGAGTCGAGGACCTTTGTGGCCATGGATTTTACAGATTTTGTTCAGCTTAACCCAGACTCACTTTTTTTGCTGGATGAATTTATTACTGATCACAACCGGCTCGTGTGGGATGCCCCCAAAGGATACTGGAAGATCATCGCTGTATATGGAATGCCCGTAGGAGAAAGGCCGATTTTGCACGCAAAAGCCACTCCCGGATTTGTCGTAGATCATTTTGACTCCGCAAAAGTAATCGCCAACTATCAATACCTTTTTGGAACACGTACCCGTTTGGGCCGGCATTTTGGCCATGGACTTCGCGGTATTTTCAATGACAGCTTTGAGTTTAAGGCAGACCGGCATTTTACAGACGACTTTCTGGCGGAATTTCAGAAAAGGCGGGGATATGATCTGGTGCCCTACCTTCCGGTTGTTCTCCAGCCTGGAAGAGACAACTTTTTGTTTGATGTAGCAGCGGTAAAGACATATCCGGAATATGTCATTACCCCGGAGGACAGCCGGATCCGTTACGATTATTCCCGGACGGTATCGGAACTGTTTTTTGAGCGGTTTTTGCTTCCTTCAGACCATTGGGCAAAGAAAAATCATCTTCGCAACCGCGTACAGGCCTATGGAATGGAGACAGATTTAATCCGTGCAGCAGGCGTAGCTGACATTCCCGAAACAGAGCAGCTATATGCAGGAGGGACAAGCATGTTTTTGAAAATTGCTACTTCCGGCGCGCTGCTGTACAACCGGCCGATGATCAGTGCAGAAGCATTGGTACATCAGGATATGGGTTTTGTCATGTCGCCACAGAGAATGAAAATCGGCATTGACAAGCTATTTGCCTCCGGTATCAATCAGGTGGTGTTTCATGGCTCACCCTATCGGGAAAAGGATAAAAACTATGGAGAAACGGGTTGGCAACCATTTATCAGTAGTATTTATCCCATTAGTTTTTCATCGGTTATCTCTGAAATAAGCCCATACTGGCGCCACCAGCAGGCGATGAACCGATACATTAGTCGTTGCCAATATGTATTGAGACAGGGGAAGCCAGAGACAGACATATTGATCTATTATCCGTTTTTAGGATTTCCCGCTTCGTTTTCGGGCGCAAATGACCATCAGGAGCAGTATTTTTTGGGGAAAGTTGCGGGGCTTGATCCGCAGGGAGCCCCACCTGTTTCTACCCCATGGACAACACAGAGCCCTGAAGCCCTTTGGCTTTCAAAAGTCTGGCCTGTCATCAGAGAAATTGAAAACAGAGGCCTGACCTGGCATTGGATAAATGACGGCTCGATTCAGGATATTCATCTGGAGGAGCAGGGAATGGAAATACGCGGCAATAAGTTCCAGGCACTGCTCTTGCTGGAGGCACCATCGATAGAAGCACCTTCGGCAAGACATATTACCCTTCTGGCCAACCAGGGCGCGCGGATTATTATTTGCGGAGATCCCCCCCAAAAACAACCCGGATTTTACAACTACGAAGAAAACGACCTGATGATATCCAGGTACCTTCGGGAAATCATTACCCCGGCTACGATTCGTACACCGGAGGATATGATCAACTACCTCACCGGATTTCCCCTGCGACAGGATATTGCGTATGCAGGTTCATATAGTTTTCTACAGCATACAAGGCGAAAAATGGCCGATGGCAGCGCCTTTGTATTTTACAGCAATACCCTGAATAAAGACAGGTTTTTTGAGATTATGGTCAACGAAAAATATGACCATGTATATTGGCTGGATCCTGTACTGGGCAAAATCCACGAAGCAAAACCCTTCCATGATCAACGATATCAGGGGTATCTGAAAGCATATGGATCTGCGATTCTTTATTGCAAAAAGGGCCCTCCGCTTCAGGATTCACTCATTAAACCTGTTGGTCTTGCCGACCGAAGCCTGATTACCGACCGCAATGTGAATACCCGAAGCCTTAGCCGCTGGGATCTGATCGTTGCCGGGGCAGATGTACCTGATGGAGAAATTATTTTCGAAGACACAACACTTTTTGAATGGCGGGAAGTGGAAAAACTCCGTTATGTCTCTTCCGAAGGATTATACACGACCTATTTTGAGTTGGGCGATACCTTGCCCGGACTAAAATATTTGCTTGATCTGGGAACGGTATATGGTACGGCTGATGTAAAAGTAAATACAGAACCAGTGGGCAGTCTGATCTTTGCCCCTTACAGGATTGATATTACCCCCTGGCTGATTCCCGGCCCCAATACCATAGAGGTTTGGATTACCCCACCCTTAAGAAACCGATATGTGGGAATGGCCCGGGACGGAAAATCGCAGTATAAAGAATTTACCGGCAGCAAAACCATGACCCTTCCGGCAGGACTGATCGGCCCGGTCAATGTATGGGAACTCAATGAATAA
- a CDS encoding T9SS type A sorting domain-containing protein, whose translation MIKLYLNLRLAFLPFLLLFFATYSSVFATHSMGADVTYSCIGPNQYLVKLTFFRDCDGIFPIPVEHLTYSSANCGVSAAINLTQPSVAVDVTPLCPSATSSCSGGNSAFGIEQYTYTGILNLPPGCGNDWILGWSNCCRNFAITTLNIPGNQSMFAYARLNNTLTPCNNSPIFNNIPTPIVCLNTPVIYNHAVTDIDGDSLVFSLTNCMQSVGVPVIYNPGYSAVNPLTTVSGVSIDPQTGEITFTPNQLQIGVICVQVDEYRNGVKIGETVRDMQFSVIGCTNLPPVATGVNGNNNVFDIDVCTGSTVCFDIHMSDPNGNNVSAAWNAGIPGANFTITGNGSISPTGTFCWTPGISDLGAHFFTVSVEDDNCPLTASATYAFTVNVSNSSYIVDAGADGSVCNGSSFTLNATGAGATNFSWSPASGLSNPNISNPSASPVVSTIYTVSATFPDGCVLTDFVQVDVNTGPQLSIVPANPYICPGSSLTLTAISPAATGFLWSTSASGASTIVSPLATTTYSVTATDADGCPATESVTVNVNTPAQDQCNVLYASPGANGTGTALDPASLTGAIAMASCNDVVIKLDTGTYVINAPVTNILGNLTLEGGFVRLNGWKKTSKAAATKIRRSNLNPEGPANGQRLVAFHISNATNFRFQDLTILTDNATGNGMSTYGVYLSNCSDYDFVRCQIIAGNATNGANGVAGADGLNGSPGSDGTDGEDDFQDYPGEGGKGGEGGGVGYGSGGAGGTDQNGIGNSCCDFGNNSCCLNGDPGDDGLNSTNTRAGGGGGGGGSGGEANHPGGTGGKGGGVGVAGALQCCGGTGGPGGNPGQDGISGVAGANGTNGSAGVGSPAGSHISGFWVPGAQGTSGGNATGGKGGTGGGGGGGEQCVLCFAGAGSGGGGGGGGGEGGAGGTGGYGGGSSYAIYLYNNGANSAFRSCRLVAGAAGAGGIGGSGGLPGQGGAKGLGSNYFGNGSSQSVGEGGDGGKGGNGGTGGKGADGSAGQSLTIYQNGGQSPVTAEYAFNLSAQPVIDMENVSCVNTDVDFSAAASNLWDLGTGASPQITTGATVTAQYSNTGRKDISYAGNLYADFANIILDDAVKPEASTNAPQVLGEYRICAGSSVDFAALNGGSGYLYQWNLGGGATPNLYSGSSYESLTGITFPTAGTYHIRLQYQTDCCGLSTADTVTLIVDEAPVLALAGPLAFCAGLGGVQLNASGADNYFWAPSVGLNTTIGADVLANPAVTTTYTITGSNAAETCFDLTTATVTVNDISLAAGSTDANCIPDGTATVIPSMGSGSYQYSWNTSPPQSSATATGLAQGTYKAVVTDLITGCEDSASVYVGKIPGVLGAQVASATEVSCFGGNNATATVTVSGVSGSLSYSWAPSGGSGSTATNLSAGNYIVTVTETPTGCVATASVTIIEPTDLAIQILDSTNANCNTYADILVNASGGTGPFTYQWNTTPPQNTQAATNLAPGSYSVTVTDQNGCSDLLNATIPGPQSPVTLALVDSTSASDCLAADGTIEVIGTGSNGNISYAWQTTPPQSGPVALGLLPGPYTVIATGANGCTDVLGITIGPACPLPLDYLYFTAEQGNDLILLSWETVSEQQNFGFEVQKSMDGTLFNRIGWVSSQSNGGLGASYAFEDTIVYPGRTHIYRLRQLDANGNGHYSSQVEVYFPNTDKPEILRVFPVPSSSLVEIEISSPISSLLELHLYNLLGQEVGIFNYQLSFGINRLILDIHTLPSGMYTGSLLTDGQVQTELRLVKSE comes from the coding sequence ATGATAAAGCTTTACCTGAATCTCCGTCTTGCTTTTCTGCCCTTTCTCTTGTTGTTTTTTGCGACGTATTCTTCGGTTTTTGCCACCCATAGCATGGGCGCGGATGTCACCTATTCGTGCATAGGCCCCAATCAGTATCTGGTAAAACTTACCTTCTTTCGCGATTGTGATGGCATTTTTCCTATCCCCGTAGAGCATTTGACCTACTCCTCTGCTAATTGTGGCGTAAGTGCTGCGATTAACCTGACGCAACCTTCGGTTGCCGTAGATGTTACGCCGCTCTGTCCGTCTGCAACCAGTAGCTGCTCCGGCGGTAATAGTGCCTTCGGTATCGAACAGTACACTTATACCGGTATCCTGAACCTTCCGCCGGGATGCGGCAATGACTGGATACTTGGCTGGTCCAACTGTTGCCGGAATTTTGCGATCACAACACTGAACATTCCCGGAAATCAGTCTATGTTTGCTTATGCCCGGCTAAACAACACGCTTACACCTTGTAATAATTCTCCGATATTCAACAACATCCCCACGCCCATTGTCTGTCTGAATACGCCTGTGATTTACAACCATGCTGTTACGGATATTGACGGAGACAGTCTGGTGTTTTCCCTTACCAATTGTATGCAGTCCGTGGGGGTTCCGGTGATCTACAATCCTGGATACTCCGCGGTAAATCCGCTTACTACGGTGTCTGGGGTATCTATTGATCCGCAAACTGGAGAAATTACCTTTACGCCCAATCAGCTCCAGATTGGCGTTATCTGTGTGCAGGTAGATGAATACAGAAATGGTGTCAAAATCGGAGAAACTGTCAGAGATATGCAGTTTAGCGTAATAGGCTGTACAAATCTCCCGCCGGTTGCTACAGGAGTCAATGGCAACAATAATGTATTTGATATTGATGTCTGTACCGGTAGTACAGTGTGTTTTGATATCCATATGAGCGACCCGAATGGCAATAATGTGAGTGCTGCATGGAATGCCGGTATCCCCGGGGCGAATTTCACTATTACTGGCAATGGCAGTATCTCACCAACCGGTACTTTTTGCTGGACTCCGGGTATATCAGACCTGGGGGCACACTTTTTTACGGTTTCGGTTGAAGATGATAATTGTCCTTTAACGGCTTCTGCTACTTATGCATTTACGGTAAATGTATCTAATTCCTCTTATATTGTTGATGCGGGTGCCGACGGCTCGGTGTGCAATGGCAGTTCGTTTACCTTAAATGCCACTGGTGCAGGTGCAACTAATTTTTCATGGTCACCTGCCTCCGGGCTTTCCAATCCTAATATTTCCAATCCTTCCGCTTCTCCCGTAGTTTCCACGATTTATACCGTTTCTGCTACTTTCCCTGATGGCTGTGTCCTGACTGATTTTGTTCAGGTTGATGTGAACACGGGCCCTCAGTTGTCTATCGTGCCGGCAAATCCTTATATATGTCCTGGCTCTTCACTTACGCTCACCGCCATTTCTCCGGCTGCAACAGGCTTTCTCTGGAGTACTTCGGCAAGTGGCGCTTCAACCATCGTGAGTCCGTTGGCTACCACGACGTATTCTGTGACCGCAACCGATGCCGACGGGTGTCCGGCAACGGAATCCGTAACAGTAAATGTCAATACCCCGGCTCAGGACCAGTGTAATGTGTTGTATGCAAGTCCTGGTGCAAATGGTACTGGTACTGCCCTTGATCCCGCAAGCCTTACCGGTGCGATTGCAATGGCTTCCTGCAATGATGTTGTTATCAAACTTGATACAGGTACTTATGTAATTAATGCGCCTGTTACGAATATCCTGGGCAATCTTACCCTTGAAGGTGGTTTTGTGCGGCTAAATGGCTGGAAAAAAACGAGCAAAGCGGCGGCAACCAAAATCCGCCGGTCAAACCTGAATCCTGAAGGCCCTGCCAATGGGCAACGGTTGGTGGCTTTTCATATCAGCAACGCTACCAATTTTCGGTTTCAGGATTTGACGATCCTCACTGACAATGCTACGGGCAATGGTATGTCCACTTACGGAGTTTATCTCTCAAATTGCAGTGATTATGATTTTGTCAGGTGTCAGATTATTGCGGGCAATGCAACCAATGGCGCCAATGGGGTTGCCGGTGCCGATGGCCTTAATGGCTCGCCTGGCTCGGATGGTACGGATGGTGAAGATGATTTTCAGGACTATCCGGGGGAAGGCGGTAAGGGCGGTGAAGGTGGCGGTGTAGGGTATGGATCTGGTGGCGCAGGAGGGACTGACCAAAATGGAATTGGCAATTCTTGTTGTGACTTTGGAAACAATAGTTGCTGCTTAAATGGTGACCCGGGGGACGATGGCCTGAATTCTACGAATACACGTGCCGGTGGCGGTGGTGGTGGCGGTGGCAGTGGTGGGGAAGCCAATCACCCCGGGGGTACAGGTGGAAAAGGTGGAGGGGTTGGTGTTGCCGGTGCGCTCCAATGTTGTGGAGGCACTGGTGGGCCCGGCGGTAACCCCGGGCAAGATGGGATAAGTGGCGTAGCCGGAGCAAACGGTACCAATGGGTCCGCAGGTGTAGGTTCGCCCGCAGGTAGCCATATCAGCGGATTTTGGGTTCCCGGTGCCCAGGGAACCTCCGGTGGAAATGCAACTGGCGGAAAAGGTGGAACCGGTGGCGGTGGGGGTGGCGGTGAGCAGTGTGTTCTTTGTTTTGCGGGTGCAGGTAGTGGCGGCGGCGGTGGCGGCGGTGGTGGCGAAGGCGGTGCCGGAGGTACAGGCGGCTATGGCGGGGGATCATCGTATGCTATTTACCTGTACAATAATGGTGCGAATAGTGCTTTTCGCAGTTGTCGTCTGGTAGCAGGCGCCGCCGGAGCCGGAGGTATAGGGGGATCAGGCGGCCTTCCCGGACAGGGTGGCGCAAAAGGGTTAGGAAGCAATTATTTTGGAAATGGCAGCTCTCAAAGCGTAGGTGAAGGAGGCGACGGCGGTAAAGGCGGAAATGGCGGCACAGGAGGAAAAGGTGCAGATGGATCTGCAGGACAATCCTTGACGATTTATCAGAATGGTGGACAAAGCCCGGTTACAGCGGAGTATGCATTTAATCTAAGCGCGCAGCCGGTGATCGATATGGAAAATGTCTCTTGTGTGAATACAGATGTGGATTTTTCTGCCGCAGCTTCCAATCTGTGGGATCTGGGTACAGGTGCTTCTCCTCAGATCACCACCGGCGCTACAGTAACTGCTCAGTATAGCAATACGGGCCGTAAGGACATTTCTTATGCGGGAAATCTCTATGCAGATTTTGCCAATATTATTCTCGATGATGCAGTAAAACCTGAAGCATCTACTAATGCGCCGCAGGTTTTGGGCGAATACCGCATCTGTGCGGGAAGTTCGGTTGACTTTGCCGCACTCAATGGCGGATCCGGGTATTTGTATCAATGGAACCTCGGAGGAGGCGCAACGCCCAATTTATACAGCGGCAGTAGCTACGAAAGTTTGACGGGTATCACTTTTCCCACAGCAGGTACCTATCATATACGGCTTCAATACCAGACAGATTGTTGTGGTTTATCAACTGCCGATACTGTTACGCTGATTGTTGACGAAGCCCCTGTGTTGGCGCTTGCCGGACCCCTGGCTTTTTGTGCAGGTTTGGGAGGGGTGCAATTAAATGCTTCAGGTGCGGACAACTATTTCTGGGCACCATCCGTCGGCTTAAATACTACAATTGGTGCTGATGTGCTTGCAAATCCTGCGGTTACAACTACCTATACGATTACTGGCAGTAATGCTGCCGAAACCTGTTTTGATCTCACAACAGCAACGGTTACGGTCAATGATATTTCTCTTGCTGCCGGCTCGACAGATGCCAACTGTATCCCTGACGGAACGGCTACGGTTATCCCTTCCATGGGAAGCGGGAGTTATCAATATAGCTGGAATACCTCCCCGCCGCAGTCTTCGGCAACTGCTACAGGACTTGCCCAAGGCACGTATAAGGCGGTGGTTACCGACCTGATCACCGGATGTGAAGATTCTGCATCTGTCTATGTAGGAAAGATTCCGGGTGTGCTAGGCGCGCAGGTTGCCTCTGCTACTGAGGTTTCGTGCTTCGGTGGAAATAATGCGACGGCAACCGTAACGGTATCCGGTGTCTCTGGTTCGCTTTCCTATTCGTGGGCACCTTCGGGCGGCTCGGGTTCGACAGCCACAAATCTTTCCGCGGGCAATTATATTGTGACAGTAACAGAAACTCCCACGGGATGTGTCGCTACGGCATCAGTGACAATCATAGAGCCAACAGACCTCGCCATTCAGATTTTGGATTCCACCAATGCAAATTGCAATACGTATGCAGATATTCTGGTAAATGCTTCTGGTGGTACGGGCCCGTTTACCTATCAATGGAATACAACTCCCCCACAGAATACCCAAGCGGCTACGAATCTGGCTCCGGGTTCTTATTCCGTTACTGTGACAGACCAGAATGGTTGTTCTGACCTGCTGAACGCGACAATTCCGGGTCCTCAGTCGCCGGTAACACTGGCATTGGTGGACAGCACTTCCGCCTCAGACTGTCTGGCCGCAGACGGCACAATTGAAGTAATCGGTACAGGTAGCAATGGGAATATCTCCTATGCCTGGCAGACAACCCCGCCGCAATCAGGCCCGGTTGCCCTGGGATTATTGCCGGGGCCCTACACCGTGATCGCTACGGGAGCAAACGGATGTACCGATGTATTGGGAATTACAATTGGCCCTGCTTGTCCATTACCCCTTGATTATCTGTATTTTACTGCGGAGCAAGGCAATGATTTGATACTTTTGAGCTGGGAAACTGTTTCAGAGCAACAAAATTTTGGTTTCGAAGTACAAAAAAGCATGGATGGTACGTTATTTAATCGTATCGGATGGGTTTCATCCCAATCCAATGGTGGGCTTGGCGCAAGTTATGCATTTGAAGATACCATTGTGTACCCCGGAAGGACACATATTTATCGGCTCAGACAGTTGGATGCAAACGGAAACGGCCACTATTCTTCACAGGTAGAAGTGTATTTTCCCAATACAGACAAACCGGAAATTTTACGTGTATTCCCGGTTCCGTCCAGTTCTTTGGTAGAAATTGAAATTTCTTCGCCCATATCATCTCTTCTGGAACTGCATTTGTATAATTTACTTGGACAAGAGGTAGGTATTTTTAATTACCAACTTTCTTTTGGAATAAATCGTTTAATTTTAGACATACATACATTGCCTTCGGGAATGTATACGGGAAGCCTGCTCACAGATGGGCAGGTTCAGACTGAGCTTCGGCTCGTAAAGTCTGAATGA
- the atpC gene encoding ATP synthase F1 subunit epsilon, translating into MKTFDLEIVTPESRVFSGPVKSVKVPGSMGSFQVLVNHAPIISTLGEGKVKIVKENGDTLEYHTKDGVIEVLKNKTIILVEQLLEDE; encoded by the coding sequence ATGAAAACATTCGATCTGGAGATTGTAACACCCGAATCCCGCGTATTCTCTGGTCCTGTGAAAAGTGTGAAGGTTCCCGGCTCTATGGGTAGCTTTCAGGTTCTGGTAAACCATGCACCGATTATCTCGACCCTGGGAGAAGGAAAAGTGAAAATCGTAAAAGAAAACGGAGATACGCTGGAATATCATACCAAAGACGGAGTGATTGAGGTTTTGAAAAATAAAACGATCATCCTCGTCGAACAACTTCTTGAAGATGAATAA